Proteins encoded in a region of the Streptomyces sp. NBC_01471 genome:
- a CDS encoding acyl-CoA dehydrogenase family protein translates to MTAPLDKPRVTEREAREVAEAAREQDWRKPSFAQELFLGRFRLDLIHPHPLPDAEDVRRGEAFLAKLRAFCETGIDGALIEREARIPDETVNGLKQLGALGMKIDTKYGGLGLTQVYYNRALSLVGSASPAVGALLSAHQSIGVPQPLKQFGTQEQKDAFLPRLASTDISAFLLTEPDVGSDPARLATSAVRDGDSYVLDGVKLWTTNGVVADLLVVMARVPRPENGEGGKDGKGGITAFIVEADSPGITVENRNAFMGLRGLENGVTRFHQVRVPAANRIGPEGAGLKIALTTLNTGRLSLPAMCVGAGKWCLKIAREWSAEREQWGRPVGRHEAVGAKISFIAATTFALEAVVDLSSQMADEDRNDIRIEAALAKLYGSEMGWLIADELVQIRGGRGFETADSLAARGERPVPAEQMLRDMRINRIFEGSTEIMHLLIAREAVDAHLSVAGGLIDPETSLQDKAKAGAQATAFYARWLPKLVAGPGQLPGSYAAFHPEGHPDLSVHLRHVERSARKLARSTFYAMSRWQGKMETKQGFLGRIVDIGAELFAMSAACVRAELLRSSDDHGREAYQLADAFCRQARLRIDELFGRLWANTDELDRKVVSGVLSGTYTWLEEGIVDASGEGPWIADATPGPSTADNVHRRIR, encoded by the coding sequence ATGACCGCACCACTCGACAAGCCCAGGGTCACCGAGCGCGAGGCGCGCGAGGTCGCCGAGGCCGCCCGTGAACAGGACTGGCGGAAACCGAGCTTCGCCCAGGAGCTGTTCCTCGGCCGCTTCCGGCTCGATCTGATCCATCCGCATCCCCTGCCCGACGCCGAGGACGTGCGCCGCGGCGAGGCCTTCCTGGCGAAGCTGCGCGCCTTCTGCGAGACCGGGATCGACGGCGCGCTGATCGAGCGCGAGGCCCGCATCCCCGACGAGACGGTCAACGGGCTCAAACAGCTCGGCGCGCTCGGCATGAAGATCGACACCAAGTACGGCGGCCTCGGCCTCACCCAGGTGTACTACAACAGGGCGCTCTCACTGGTCGGTTCGGCCAGCCCGGCCGTCGGCGCGCTGCTCTCCGCGCACCAGTCGATCGGGGTGCCGCAGCCGCTCAAGCAGTTCGGCACCCAGGAGCAGAAGGACGCCTTCCTGCCCCGGCTGGCCAGCACCGACATCTCGGCGTTCCTGCTCACCGAGCCGGACGTCGGCTCGGACCCGGCCCGGCTGGCCACGTCGGCGGTCCGGGACGGCGACTCGTACGTCCTCGACGGCGTGAAGCTCTGGACGACCAACGGCGTCGTCGCGGACCTGCTCGTCGTGATGGCCAGGGTGCCCAGGCCCGAGAACGGCGAGGGCGGCAAGGACGGCAAGGGCGGCATCACCGCCTTCATCGTCGAGGCCGACTCGCCGGGCATCACCGTCGAGAACCGCAACGCCTTCATGGGTCTGCGCGGCCTGGAGAACGGCGTCACCCGCTTCCACCAGGTCCGCGTCCCGGCGGCGAACCGGATCGGCCCGGAGGGCGCCGGTCTCAAGATCGCCCTCACCACCCTCAACACGGGCCGGCTCTCGCTGCCCGCGATGTGTGTCGGCGCGGGCAAGTGGTGTCTGAAAATCGCCCGCGAGTGGTCGGCCGAGCGAGAGCAGTGGGGCAGGCCCGTCGGCCGGCACGAGGCGGTCGGAGCCAAGATCTCCTTCATCGCCGCGACGACCTTCGCCCTCGAAGCGGTCGTGGACCTCTCCTCCCAGATGGCCGACGAGGACCGCAACGACATCCGGATCGAGGCGGCGCTCGCCAAGCTGTACGGGTCCGAGATGGGATGGCTGATCGCCGACGAACTGGTGCAGATCCGCGGCGGCCGCGGCTTCGAGACGGCCGATTCCCTCGCGGCCCGCGGCGAACGGCCGGTGCCCGCCGAGCAGATGCTCAGGGACATGCGCATCAACCGCATCTTCGAGGGCTCGACCGAGATCATGCACCTGCTGATCGCCCGGGAGGCCGTCGACGCGCATCTCTCCGTCGCCGGCGGCCTCATCGACCCCGAGACCTCGCTGCAGGACAAGGCGAAGGCGGGGGCACAGGCCACCGCGTTCTATGCCCGCTGGCTGCCGAAGCTCGTCGCCGGCCCCGGACAGCTGCCCGGCAGCTACGCGGCCTTCCACCCGGAGGGCCACCCGGACCTCTCGGTCCATCTGCGCCACGTCGAGCGCTCCGCGCGCAAGCTGGCCCGCTCGACCTTCTACGCCATGTCGCGCTGGCAGGGAAAGATGGAGACGAAGCAGGGCTTCCTCGGCCGCATCGTCGACATCGGCGCCGAGCTCTTCGCGATGAGCGCGGCCTGCGTACGGGCCGAACTGCTGCGCTCGTCGGACGACCACGGCCGGGAGGCGTACCAACTGGCCGACGCCTTCTGCCGGCAGGCCCGGCTCCGCATCGACGAACTCTTCGGCCGGCTCTGGGCGAACACCGACGAACTGGACCGCAAGGTCGTGTCCGGTGTCCTGTCCGGTACGTACACCTGGCTGGAGGAGGGCATCGTCGACGCGTCGGGCGAAGGCCCCTGGATCGCCGACGCCACTCCGGGACCCTCCACCGCGGACAACGTCCACCGCCGTATCCGCTGA